A region from the Chitinispirillum alkaliphilum genome encodes:
- a CDS encoding Iron-sulfur flavoprotein, with product MKVVGVCGSPKKENSTTLFGLEQAMKAVKQCGVETEIVQLSHHTFSGCIDCGKCREKYTCSLNDDFTKVLLPALKDQDVKGLILASPVYFGGVTSQMKMFIDRCVLFRRNGFRFENLIAGVLAVGRSRNGGQELTAIDLVKNAMIQGMTVVSDASPTSHFGGILWSGNPGGIENDEVGIKTAENLGKRVGELVKKVFG from the coding sequence ATGAAAGTTGTTGGAGTTTGTGGAAGTCCCAAAAAAGAAAATAGCACAACCCTTTTTGGCCTGGAACAAGCCATGAAGGCAGTTAAACAGTGTGGAGTCGAGACTGAGATCGTACAGCTTTCCCACCACACATTCTCAGGCTGTATTGACTGTGGCAAATGTCGCGAGAAATACACCTGTTCACTCAACGATGATTTTACCAAAGTTTTACTGCCAGCACTAAAAGATCAAGACGTCAAGGGGTTGATTCTGGCCTCTCCGGTCTATTTTGGCGGTGTGACCTCACAGATGAAAATGTTTATCGATCGCTGTGTTCTATTCAGAAGAAACGGTTTCAGGTTCGAGAATCTGATTGCCGGAGTGTTGGCGGTGGGCCGTTCAAGAAATGGGGGACAGGAGCTGACTGCAATCGATCTTGTAAAGAATGCAATGATTCAGGGTATGACTGTCGTATCGGATGCTTCACCTACAAGCCATTTCGGGGGGATATTATGGAGTGGAAATCCCGGGGGAATCGAAAATGATGAGGTCGGTATCAAAACGGCAGAAAATTTGGGTAAAAGAGTTGGGGAACTGGTGAAAAAGGTGTTTGGGTAG